One Niabella beijingensis DNA window includes the following coding sequences:
- a CDS encoding DUF4304 domain-containing protein, translating to MKSLIKPDCTKTGQGDLCVPASVFSGNKKSADNKWQFVTCVIKSWKMKERFKQLISETAKLLLKEKGFVKKGLNFYRTNSDLVFLFNFQLSQGNHPGQLRFYINCGIHSAAIDRAIAVDRPEMVKEYECYFKSRISAITKAEKDGYIINEATEPAALAAKLMADLGTALQLFDSIGTTGDLVNLMIGQNKLNNYLELFEYLVRTTNRDGQVRYVKELHQDFGSEKRWSIFEGKLNEVFRKHQQSDTVAELLNTSA from the coding sequence ATGAAATCATTAATTAAACCGGATTGCACCAAAACCGGCCAGGGGGATCTGTGTGTGCCGGCTTCGGTTTTCTCCGGCAATAAAAAATCAGCGGATAACAAATGGCAGTTTGTAACTTGTGTCATTAAAAGCTGGAAAATGAAAGAACGCTTCAAACAATTAATTTCAGAAACAGCCAAGCTATTATTAAAAGAAAAGGGATTCGTAAAAAAAGGGCTGAACTTTTACAGGACTAACAGCGACCTGGTATTCCTGTTTAATTTTCAACTGAGCCAGGGAAACCACCCCGGTCAGCTGCGTTTTTATATTAACTGCGGGATACATTCCGCAGCGATCGACCGGGCGATAGCAGTGGACCGTCCGGAAATGGTAAAGGAATATGAGTGTTATTTCAAAAGCAGGATCTCTGCCATCACAAAAGCTGAAAAAGACGGTTATATTATAAATGAAGCAACGGAGCCGGCAGCATTGGCAGCAAAGCTTATGGCAGATCTGGGAACCGCCTTGCAATTGTTTGACTCCATCGGCACTACCGGAGATCTGGTAAACCTGATGATCGGACAGAATAAACTGAATAACTACCTGGAGTTGTTCGAATACCTGGTACGGACAACAAACCGGGATGGCCAGGTGCGCTATGTGAAAGAACTGCACCAGGATTTTGGTTCGGAAAAGCGATGGAGTATTTTTGAAGGCAAGTTGAATGAGGTATTCCGGAAGCACCAGCAAAGCGATACGGTTGCTGAACTTTTAAATACGAGCGCATAA
- a CDS encoding heparin lyase I family protein: protein MKKLVTCLLGFACVCSLSQCKKDRTAAPQNPDEMALVSARGAIGILSVLFNGDASQGSSNVWKDINIEGSGTVTAINDETATLCWKFLKPAGSHRTEGHGAKNYQAADGDEIYIGWTSKLYMPSALKTDAVFQWKSYPTGTTANHPIMLRTKSGNLELQYFDINHVAAVPWSVSLSTATWQKFVLRMKLSYSAATGYIELWYNGIKQTFSNGSQRYYCRTMDADYCDPKWGVYGGDEEQATHIVKGIRIGTSYADVAQ from the coding sequence ATGAAAAAACTTGTAACCTGCCTGTTAGGCTTCGCCTGTGTATGCTCCCTGTCCCAATGTAAAAAAGATAGAACTGCTGCACCTCAGAATCCGGATGAAATGGCACTTGTATCCGCCAGAGGCGCCATTGGAATACTATCGGTGTTGTTCAATGGAGACGCGTCGCAGGGTTCTTCAAATGTGTGGAAGGACATTAATATTGAAGGGAGCGGAACCGTTACTGCCATTAATGATGAGACCGCCACATTGTGCTGGAAATTTTTAAAACCTGCCGGTAGTCATCGTACAGAAGGGCATGGCGCCAAAAATTACCAGGCGGCGGACGGGGACGAGATCTACATCGGCTGGACGAGTAAACTGTATATGCCTTCTGCCTTAAAAACCGATGCGGTATTTCAATGGAAGTCTTATCCCACAGGTACTACGGCCAATCATCCCATAATGCTGCGTACAAAAAGCGGCAACCTCGAGTTACAGTATTTCGACATCAACCATGTGGCTGCTGTACCCTGGTCGGTTTCGCTGTCCACCGCCACCTGGCAAAAGTTCGTACTCCGTATGAAACTGTCTTACAGCGCCGCCACCGGCTATATTGAACTTTGGTACAACGGTATAAAGCAAACCTTCTCCAATGGCAGCCAGCGCTATTATTGCCGCACCATGGACGCAGATTACTGCGATCCCAAATGGGGCGTATATGGCGGGGATGAAGAGCAGGCTACTCATATTGTTAAGGGGATCCGGATTGGTACCAGCTACGCGGATGTGGCGCAGTGA
- a CDS encoding VOC family protein gives MDSKNNRSPLGIRIEGVQVILSVKDMNASRAFYKDILGFEEAEWGSDDFTSMNRENAGIYLCRGAQGSPGTWVWIGFEGDIFNLYEQLKAKGVIIRQPPVNRVWAMELLVEDPDGHVLRFGTDPDPGQPFEE, from the coding sequence ATGGATTCAAAAAACAATCGTAGTCCGTTAGGTATTCGGATAGAAGGTGTGCAGGTCATTCTTTCAGTGAAGGATATGAATGCCAGCCGTGCATTTTATAAAGACATATTGGGATTTGAGGAGGCGGAGTGGGGCAGTGATGATTTTACAAGCATGAACCGGGAAAATGCAGGCATCTATCTTTGCCGGGGTGCGCAGGGCAGCCCGGGTACCTGGGTCTGGATCGGTTTTGAAGGAGATATTTTCAACCTTTATGAGCAACTAAAAGCAAAAGGCGTTATCATTCGACAACCGCCCGTTAACCGAGTCTGGGCAATGGAGCTTTTGGTGGAGGACCCGGACGGGCATGTGCTGCGTTTTGGTACCGACCCGGATCCTGGCCAGCCTTTTGAAGAGTAA
- a CDS encoding ABC transporter permease: MFKNHFKTAWQNLRRHKSYVAINTIGLAVGIAACLLVFLLIRYETSFDNFHNNKERIYRVVAATKTPEGMNYSQGSALPVAEALRLDYPQLEQVARIYARKDKQLSPLNDAADTPQKKFKENKVLYAEPEFFSIFNFPFIAGDPKTALAEPNTAVLTQETAEKYFGNWQNAVGKLIKYDNDLVCKVTGILKNTPANTDFPLNVVLSFKTAAAHEDISKDWAGQDGSLNTFVVLPKNMPAAQFDNGLKAFVKKHSPAEYANQGYMVQPLSNIHYESRFGTLSGGTFSRELITALSLIGLFLLIIACINFINLATAQAVTRAKEVGIRKVLGSSKKQLILQFLSETFLITLASALIALGIAFIVLPLMNNLLQISVHLQFRFPLIAFLISTVITVTLLSGFYPALVLSGFNPITALKSKFTSKTTGGFSMRRVLVVFQFAIAQLLIIGTLIVVSQMDFFQNAAVGFDKEAVITVPMANDQSRPPQGDALKTALLQQAGVKDVSLSAFSPMDVAGWDDDFKFDNAAKKAGFRTDFKWADADYFKTYNIQFLAGAPYNQTDTTIKGFVVNEMLTKKLGFKNPEAIIGKKISFWDGKIAAPVVGVVKDFNSYSLKDEMKPVVLGGNKMFYRLMNIKIEPQQMQQTLAAIERIWSKTYPDFVYEYQFLDEKIASFYKQERQLSLLYQLFAGVAIFISCLGLYGFVSFMAVQRIKEVGIRKVLGASAGNIVYLFSKEFTLLIGIAFLIAAPLAYYFMHRWLQNFAYRIEIGVGIFVSTILIAEIIAWLTVGYRAIKAAVANPVKSLRTE; encoded by the coding sequence ATGTTCAAAAATCATTTTAAAACTGCCTGGCAGAATTTACGCCGCCACAAGTCCTATGTTGCCATTAATACGATCGGCCTGGCAGTGGGTATTGCCGCCTGCCTGCTTGTTTTCCTGCTGATCCGATATGAAACCAGCTTTGATAATTTTCATAACAACAAGGAACGCATATACCGGGTGGTGGCCGCCACAAAAACACCGGAGGGAATGAACTACTCCCAGGGCAGCGCCTTACCTGTAGCTGAGGCCCTGCGGCTGGACTATCCGCAACTGGAGCAGGTAGCCCGCATCTATGCACGGAAGGATAAACAGCTAAGCCCGCTGAATGATGCCGCCGATACACCGCAAAAAAAGTTTAAGGAAAATAAAGTGCTTTATGCAGAGCCGGAGTTTTTCAGCATCTTTAACTTCCCCTTTATTGCGGGCGATCCTAAAACAGCATTAGCAGAACCCAACACCGCAGTGCTTACACAGGAGACCGCGGAGAAATATTTTGGCAACTGGCAAAACGCCGTTGGCAAACTGATTAAGTATGATAATGACCTGGTATGTAAAGTGACCGGCATCCTTAAAAATACGCCGGCCAATACCGACTTTCCCCTGAACGTTGTGCTTTCTTTTAAAACCGCCGCTGCACACGAGGACATTTCAAAAGACTGGGCGGGCCAGGACGGATCTTTAAACACCTTTGTGGTGCTTCCCAAAAACATGCCGGCAGCTCAATTTGATAACGGCCTTAAAGCTTTTGTAAAAAAACACAGTCCTGCCGAGTATGCGAACCAGGGCTATATGGTACAGCCGCTAAGCAATATCCATTATGAGAGCCGGTTTGGCACACTTAGCGGCGGCACCTTCAGTAGAGAACTGATCACCGCATTAAGCCTGATCGGTCTGTTCCTTTTAATTATCGCCTGCATCAACTTTATAAACCTTGCTACCGCACAGGCCGTGACCCGTGCCAAGGAAGTAGGCATCCGGAAAGTACTGGGCAGCAGTAAAAAACAGCTGATCCTTCAGTTTTTAAGTGAAACCTTTTTGATCACGCTTGCCTCAGCGCTTATCGCGCTGGGGATCGCATTTATTGTGCTGCCGCTGATGAACAACCTCCTGCAGATATCCGTGCATCTGCAATTTCGTTTCCCTCTGATCGCATTTTTGATCTCTACTGTTATTACGGTTACGCTTTTATCCGGTTTCTATCCTGCATTGGTGCTTTCAGGTTTTAATCCCATCACTGCGTTAAAGAGTAAATTCACCAGCAAAACGACAGGCGGATTTTCCATGCGGAGAGTACTGGTAGTGTTCCAGTTTGCCATTGCACAGCTACTGATCATCGGGACATTGATCGTTGTAAGCCAGATGGACTTTTTTCAAAATGCCGCCGTGGGTTTTGACAAAGAAGCTGTCATTACGGTGCCGATGGCCAATGACCAGTCGCGCCCCCCGCAGGGAGATGCGCTAAAAACAGCACTGCTGCAACAGGCGGGGGTAAAAGATGTAAGTCTCAGTGCATTCAGTCCGATGGACGTAGCCGGCTGGGACGATGATTTTAAATTTGATAACGCTGCAAAAAAAGCCGGTTTCAGAACCGATTTTAAATGGGCGGATGCCGATTATTTTAAAACCTATAATATTCAGTTCCTAGCAGGGGCTCCCTATAACCAGACCGACACTACTATAAAAGGATTTGTGGTAAATGAAATGCTGACAAAGAAACTGGGTTTTAAAAACCCGGAAGCGATCATTGGTAAAAAAATAAGCTTTTGGGATGGCAAAATTGCGGCACCTGTTGTGGGAGTGGTAAAAGATTTTAACAGCTACTCGCTGAAGGATGAAATGAAGCCGGTAGTGCTTGGGGGAAACAAAATGTTTTACCGGCTGATGAATATAAAAATAGAACCGCAACAGATGCAGCAAACACTGGCTGCAATAGAACGGATCTGGAGTAAGACCTATCCTGACTTCGTTTATGAATACCAGTTCCTGGATGAAAAGATCGCCAGCTTTTACAAACAGGAACGCCAGCTTTCCTTATTATATCAACTGTTTGCAGGTGTTGCCATTTTTATTTCCTGTCTTGGTTTGTATGGCTTTGTTTCTTTTATGGCGGTACAGCGCATCAAAGAAGTGGGCATCCGGAAAGTGCTGGGCGCATCGGCAGGTAATATCGTTTATTTATTCTCGAAAGAATTCACATTGCTTATCGGCATTGCATTTTTGATCGCAGCGCCGTTAGCCTACTATTTCATGCACCGGTGGCTGCAAAACTTCGCCTACCGGATAGAGATCGGCGTAGGAATATTTGTGTCCACCATCCTTATTGCCGAAATCATCGCCTGGCTTACGGTGGGCTACCGGGCAATTAAAGCAGCAGTGGCCAACCCGGTGAAGAGCTTGAGAACAGAGTGA
- a CDS encoding four helix bundle suffix domain-containing protein, translating into MTAPEDPRGFIPAHGGYRSLLSFQKAEIIFDGTVFFCRRFFKKYDRTIDQMTQAARSGKQNIAEASMVSATSKEMEIKLTSVARASLEELLLDYEDFLRINKLKKWDRNDRLSLRFSELNKIPNASYETFKKAIEHEDPEISANFMYCLINVTLYLLRRQLIALEQAFINEGGIRERMLRARMEKRKGE; encoded by the coding sequence ATGACAGCACCTGAAGACCCCCGGGGATTTATACCCGCTCATGGCGGATACCGTAGTTTGCTTTCCTTTCAAAAGGCGGAGATCATTTTTGATGGAACCGTTTTCTTTTGTCGTCGTTTTTTCAAAAAATATGATCGCACTATTGATCAGATGACCCAGGCAGCACGATCCGGTAAGCAGAATATTGCGGAAGCCAGCATGGTATCGGCTACATCCAAGGAAATGGAAATAAAGCTGACCAGTGTGGCCCGCGCCAGTCTGGAAGAGCTGTTGCTGGATTATGAAGATTTTCTGCGGATCAACAAGCTGAAAAAGTGGGACAGGAATGACCGGCTGTCGCTTCGCTTTAGCGAACTGAATAAAATACCGAATGCCAGTTATGAAACATTTAAAAAGGCAATAGAGCATGAAGACCCGGAAATCAGCGCGAACTTTATGTATTGCCTGATTAATGTTACGCTTTATCTGTTAAGAAGGCAATTGATAGCTTTGGAGCAGGCATTTATTAATGAAGGAGGAATAAGAGAGCGGATGCTGCGCGCCAGGATGGAAAAGCGGAAGGGTGAATAA
- a CDS encoding helix-turn-helix transcriptional regulator, giving the protein MKSLRTQLHLTQREMADLIGVSYSVIALYEKGRRNLPTKASIKLAQLQLSLQQQPLTKKRTEDIIFNQQQSKLLKLEKVLNSHARKAAAKEINTSFILGKMEDRYKRLIEKLAFIHRLMEDTSPTSKEMSLLQNMELTVMEGLDNCSYAKQRITKYKLEVLKGRKQAALQTMENIQQTIAVVKSS; this is encoded by the coding sequence ATGAAGTCATTAAGAACTCAACTACATCTTACACAACGAGAAATGGCAGACCTAATTGGTGTTTCTTATTCTGTTATTGCCCTTTATGAAAAAGGGAGGCGAAACCTGCCCACCAAAGCTTCGATAAAACTGGCTCAATTGCAGTTGTCTTTACAACAGCAACCTCTAACAAAAAAAAGAACAGAAGATATTATATTTAATCAGCAGCAAAGTAAACTACTGAAGTTAGAAAAAGTGCTAAACTCCCATGCACGTAAGGCTGCGGCAAAAGAGATAAATACTAGCTTTATTTTAGGTAAAATGGAAGATCGATATAAGCGACTTATCGAAAAGCTAGCTTTCATACATCGTCTTATGGAAGACACGTCCCCCACATCAAAAGAAATGAGTTTGCTTCAAAATATGGAACTTACTGTAATGGAAGGGTTGGACAATTGCAGCTATGCCAAACAGAGAATTACAAAATATAAATTGGAAGTTTTAAAGGGACGGAAACAAGCTGCATTGCAAACTATGGAAAACATACAACAAACTATTGCCGTTGTTAAAAGTTCTTAA
- a CDS encoding TlpA family protein disulfide reductase, giving the protein MKKTTLTGVAATLCTLVKKTLPVTFCCLLLPRAHAQDAVFIPVEKPDTAYLTIGDTVPDITLYPTACATDSFKLSSLKARLVLLDVWSTTCVPCIRQFPKLDSLQQEFKGALQLLLVTINGNAKEAAHAEAVLHQLEAGRGKKLLLPSVSLTRQATSLFFFQVNTPHYIWLDANRRIIAATGAEAVTAATIKALLDGRPVTMQMKPTYIPLDTLPPVKNRTVQLTL; this is encoded by the coding sequence ATGAAAAAAACAACGCTTACCGGCGTGGCGGCTACCCTATGCACACTTGTTAAAAAAACACTACCGGTTACCTTTTGCTGCCTGCTGCTACCAAGGGCTCATGCCCAGGATGCTGTTTTTATCCCTGTGGAGAAACCGGATACGGCCTACCTTACCATAGGAGATACCGTGCCGGATATAACGCTTTACCCAACGGCCTGCGCAACAGATTCTTTTAAGCTATCCTCCCTAAAAGCCCGCTTGGTGCTGCTGGATGTATGGAGCACTACCTGTGTGCCCTGTATCCGCCAGTTTCCCAAACTGGACAGCCTGCAACAGGAGTTTAAAGGGGCCTTGCAGCTGCTGCTGGTTACTATAAATGGTAATGCAAAAGAGGCGGCCCATGCGGAAGCCGTGCTGCACCAGCTGGAAGCCGGCAGGGGAAAAAAGCTATTACTGCCCTCCGTGTCCCTTACGCGCCAGGCTACCAGCCTGTTCTTTTTCCAGGTGAACACGCCACATTATATATGGCTGGATGCCAACCGGAGGATCATTGCTGCTACCGGTGCGGAGGCGGTAACGGCCGCAACTATAAAAGCGCTGCTGGATGGCAGACCGGTGACAATGCAGATGAAACCCACTTATATTCCGCTGGATACCTTGCCACCTGTTAAAAACCGCACCGTACAGCTAACCCTTTAA
- a CDS encoding SusC/RagA family TonB-linked outer membrane protein has product MKNFLFLFIYSCCCIPGAALAQGQKTATGVIKNKEGERLHGVTVHSSISQTQTGVQGDFAITVQPMDTLWITAIGYKEVRLPVHPGDNLFVMLEPEDHIMENVEVSTGYQTLPRERVTGSFDVISNTRFNQQVSRDVLSRLEATANGLNALHQRNRSSTLQIRGLSTINGVKDVLIILDNFPYEGDINNINPNDVESITLLKDAAAASIWGARAGNGVIVITTKKGPADQPMRIEFNTNITVDEKPDLYYQPEVPATDIVDLELYLFQQQYRFSDTSNKNRPPFSPVYETLFRRRNGLISAADSATLIDGFRKDTYREDFSRYMYRKALAQQYALTLRGGNTKTTWLLSGGYDKRISELDAPSERITLRFDNTYKPVKNLVVAAAAYLSSNTSGSGRTGYGGFTNLSGSRPYLRLADDTGNPVAFANKYRQPYLDTAGGGYLMNWNYYPLTEHRYVHEKESVLDVNTNLGISYQVQPWLSADVRYQHQVQQSKDRTLYDEESFYTRDLINYYSQVDRSSGTVTYALPPGAILNTSQATLTAQALRGQLSFLKTWAKQRLAMLAGAEVRQVKNEGSENRTYGYNDDILTTTPVDYVTRFPTYIRGTKALISNGEGFSSTLNRYISYYGNLAYTYKDKYTVTASARKDGSNILGATTNNKWKPLWSAGLAWDLSRERFYKIKKLSYLRLRGTYGYSGNMDPSQSAVTTITYLGSSYFSGQPVAIVSRFYNPLLRWEKVGMLNLGIDFAFNDRRVSGSIEYYRKYAADLLGPVPVDYTWGLDVNTLTRNVAKMKGRGWDLMLNTVTLKSSALEWNTTLNLSMSKDAVTDYYAVSNAGTIVAGQGVAGVKGNPVRSVYAYRWAGLNNQGDPQGYYQGKLSKDYVALTSASLPVEDLHYRGPANPVWFGNLGNTISWKGFSLSTAILYKFGYYFKRPSIIYSGLISSGNGHADYQKRWQKPGDELHTNVPSFAYPDVASRTNFYLNSDVLVEKGDHIRWQYVNLAYDFTKQLLPRLPFSAVQLYCYVNNLGILWRANRQGIDPEYVSSTFLPPRSYSLGLRMTL; this is encoded by the coding sequence ATGAAAAATTTTTTGTTCCTGTTTATATACAGCTGCTGCTGTATACCTGGTGCTGCCCTGGCACAAGGCCAGAAGACCGCCACGGGAGTTATTAAAAATAAAGAAGGGGAGCGGCTGCATGGAGTAACTGTGCACTCCTCCATTTCCCAAACGCAAACCGGTGTGCAGGGAGACTTTGCCATTACGGTACAACCGATGGACACCCTTTGGATAACAGCAATTGGTTATAAGGAGGTGCGCCTGCCGGTGCACCCCGGAGACAATCTTTTTGTTATGCTGGAACCCGAAGACCATATAATGGAAAATGTGGAAGTAAGCACCGGTTACCAAACCCTGCCACGCGAGCGGGTAACGGGCTCTTTTGATGTGATCAGCAACACGCGTTTTAACCAGCAGGTGAGCCGCGATGTGCTGAGCCGGCTGGAAGCCACCGCAAACGGGTTGAACGCGCTGCACCAGCGCAACCGCAGCAGCACCCTGCAGATACGTGGCCTCAGTACCATTAATGGTGTAAAGGATGTACTGATTATACTGGACAATTTTCCTTACGAAGGAGATATTAATAATATCAACCCCAATGATGTGGAAAGTATTACGCTTTTAAAAGATGCAGCAGCGGCTTCCATATGGGGCGCCAGGGCCGGCAACGGGGTGATCGTGATCACCACAAAAAAAGGCCCGGCAGATCAGCCCATGCGTATCGAATTCAATACCAATATTACAGTTGACGAAAAGCCGGACCTGTATTACCAACCCGAGGTACCTGCTACCGATATTGTAGACCTGGAGCTTTACCTGTTTCAACAACAATACCGCTTTTCCGATACAAGCAATAAGAACCGGCCGCCATTTTCTCCGGTTTATGAAACGCTGTTCCGGCGAAGAAACGGGTTGATATCCGCAGCAGATTCTGCTACACTGATCGACGGTTTCCGTAAAGATACGTACCGGGAAGATTTCAGCCGCTACATGTATCGCAAAGCGCTGGCACAGCAGTATGCATTAACATTGCGGGGCGGCAACACTAAAACCACCTGGTTGTTGTCGGGCGGGTACGATAAACGCATCAGCGAACTGGATGCCCCGTCGGAACGTATAACGCTCCGTTTTGACAACACCTATAAACCGGTTAAAAACCTGGTAGTGGCCGCGGCCGCTTATTTGTCAAGCAATACCAGCGGTAGCGGGCGGACCGGATATGGCGGGTTTACCAATCTTTCCGGTTCGCGGCCGTATCTGCGGCTGGCAGATGATACCGGCAACCCGGTGGCCTTTGCCAATAAATACCGGCAACCCTACCTGGATACCGCAGGGGGAGGTTACCTGATGAATTGGAATTATTACCCGCTTACGGAACACCGGTATGTACATGAAAAGGAAAGCGTGCTGGATGTAAATACCAACCTGGGCATTAGTTACCAGGTGCAGCCCTGGCTATCGGCAGATGTACGCTATCAGCACCAGGTGCAGCAAAGTAAAGACCGTACCCTGTATGATGAGGAAAGCTTTTATACCCGGGACCTGATCAATTATTACAGCCAGGTAGACCGCTCTTCCGGCACCGTTACCTATGCCCTGCCCCCGGGGGCTATACTAAATACGAGCCAGGCCACACTAACCGCACAGGCATTAAGAGGGCAGCTCAGTTTTTTAAAAACATGGGCAAAGCAGCGGTTGGCCATGCTTGCGGGGGCAGAAGTACGGCAGGTAAAAAATGAAGGCAGCGAAAACAGAACTTATGGTTATAATGATGATATCCTCACGACTACGCCGGTGGACTATGTAACCCGCTTTCCCACCTATATAAGGGGAACCAAAGCGCTGATCTCAAATGGCGAGGGTTTCAGCTCCACACTCAACCGGTATATTTCCTATTACGGCAACCTGGCGTATACTTATAAGGATAAATATACGGTTACGGCCAGTGCCCGCAAGGACGGCTCCAATATACTGGGGGCTACCACCAATAACAAATGGAAACCGTTATGGTCGGCCGGACTGGCATGGGACCTGAGCCGCGAACGTTTTTACAAAATAAAAAAACTATCCTACCTGCGGTTGCGCGGCACTTACGGGTACAGCGGTAATATGGATCCCTCGCAATCTGCTGTTACCACCATTACCTATTTGGGCTCGAGTTATTTCAGCGGCCAGCCGGTTGCAATAGTGTCCAGGTTTTATAACCCATTGCTGCGCTGGGAAAAAGTGGGCATGCTGAACCTGGGTATTGATTTTGCTTTTAATGATCGGCGGGTATCTGGCAGTATCGAATATTACCGCAAGTATGCGGCCGACCTGTTGGGGCCTGTGCCGGTGGATTATACCTGGGGGCTGGATGTAAATACCCTGACCCGGAATGTGGCCAAAATGAAGGGCCGGGGCTGGGACCTGATGCTGAACACGGTAACGCTTAAAAGCAGCGCACTGGAATGGAATACCACGCTGAACCTTTCTATGAGCAAAGATGCTGTTACCGATTATTATGCCGTATCGAATGCCGGTACCATCGTAGCCGGACAGGGTGTGGCAGGGGTAAAAGGCAACCCGGTAAGAAGTGTATACGCCTACCGCTGGGCCGGTCTGAATAACCAGGGTGACCCCCAGGGCTATTACCAAGGAAAACTGAGTAAAGACTATGTGGCGCTAACCAGCGCCAGTCTTCCTGTTGAGGACCTGCATTACCGAGGGCCGGCCAATCCGGTATGGTTTGGTAATCTGGGTAACACCATCAGCTGGAAGGGATTCAGCTTATCCACCGCTATCCTGTACAAATTCGGATATTATTTCAAACGGCCATCCATTATTTACAGCGGCCTGATCTCCTCCGGAAACGGGCATGCCGACTACCAGAAGCGCTGGCAAAAGCCCGGAGATGAACTGCATACCAATGTGCCTTCCTTTGCTTACCCGGATGTAGCCAGCCGGACTAATTTCTACCTGAACTCGGATGTGCTTGTTGAAAAAGGCGATCACATCCGCTGGCAATATGTAAACCTGGCTTATGACTTTACAAAACAGTTATTACCCCGTCTTCCGTTCAGCGCAGTACAGCTTTATTGCTATGTCAATAACCTCGGTATCCTTTGGCGGGCAAACCGGCAGGGAATCGATCCGGAGTATGTCTCCTCCACTTTTCTGCCACCCCGGAGTTACTCGCTGGGGTTGCGTATGACATTATAG